CTGAGAGAGGAGGGGGCGCATATCAGCGGGAGGTGCCTCCCTTGGGTCCTGAACCCTCCTACATAGTTCAGAGAGAGTCTGATTAGCTCTAGATTCTGGAGTTCTTCGTACTCAGAAACTCTGCCAGAGAGGTTTTAAAGCTAGTGTCTCTTCTCACGGGTGTTTCTGAGGACCTCAAAGCCTAATGGGGCTCGAAGAGGACCCAGAGGGTGGGGGTGTCTGCACCGTTCTCCAGCCTCGGCTCAAATCACCCGCCGAGGCAGGGACAGGCACGTGGCAACAACTTTAAATCAGGAGTGCCCAAGGAAGGGTGTGAAGACCGAACGgttatgataaaatataaaatacttttcagGTCATATATCCCACCAGGATCAGGCAGGTAGAAGTCCCTAGCACTCAGCCCCTGGCAGGATGTCAGCGATAGGTAAAGAAGAGTTGGGAGAACACACTCCCACCCCCCATCCTCGAATAGTTTTTCTCATCCTTCGCATTCAGCTCCTAGCCCAACTTCGTGTTTTCCTGAGGGAGATACAAATATGGAGCATCCCATGGGGATGATTTTCTGGCTTCGGTCATTAGATGGGAAAAgatgttttcagaaaaactgCCCCGTGGGCCGGTCAGCCGAGATCTTGAGGTCGTGGCCGCGGCTGCTCTTCGTGTAGAGCTGGACTCTGAACTCCAGCTGCTCGCTCAGCTCGTCCAGAGCCCGGGTGCAGGACTCCAGGCTCTCGGCCAGTTTCTGAATCTTGGCCTTTAGCACGGCCTGGCTAACCCTGGTGGCCCCCTCGGCCCGCCTGGGGACAAGGAAGCCGCGGGAGCCAAAGAAGACGATGAAGTATACCGAGTTGTACAGCGCGATGGAAGCGTTCCTCCCGCACTGCAGCAGCTGGCGGTCTCCGCCGCCCTGCCCGCGGCAGAAGAAGTCGAGGCAGCTCAGCATCTCGCGCATCTGGTCCTGGCAGGTGGCCGCGATCTCCTGCACGCGCCGCAGCTCCCGGGAGTTGCAGAAGATCAGGGAGAGGTCAGACGTGATGGTTACGGCCCCGCCGGCGGTGGCCACCCCCAGTCCCACGGCCGAGGCCAGCAGCGAGACCCCCAGGGTGACGGGGCTGAGCGAGAGTCCCACGATGGCGGCCACAGCGCCCGCCGCGCTCAGCGAGCTGCCGGCCACGTTGGCCGCCAGGGAGCGCCGGCGTAGGCGCTCTAGGCGCCGGGCCACCTCGCGCAGACGCAGTAGCTGGCCGTGCAGCCGGCCGCGGCGGTCCAGCAGCAGCCCCTGGAAGCGTCGCAGAGCATCCGCGCCCTGCAGCTCCCGGGCCGCCGGCCTCTCCATGTCCTGCGGGGATGAGACACGCGGTTAGCCCGAAGTCGAGCGCAACAGCTACGGCCACCCAAGGGGAAAAGGgtcattttccaatgagtcatatgTCAGGTTCTCAAAGACCCGTTCTGTCATCTGGGACGAGTCCTCCACTTCCCAGGACCTTAAATCCGAGTAAGCCAATAGGAATAATGCTCTCGTCCACTTTTCTCCCAGGGAATGCcaaggattgatttttttttttttttttttaatctgttaaatAAGGGAGTGTTGGAgaagaaacggcaacctactccagtattcttgcctagagaatcctatggacagaggagcctggtgggctgctgtccatagggtcacatagagttggacacgactgaagcgacttagcatgcatgcatgcatgcattgaaaaaggaaatggaaacccactccagtattcttgcctggagaatcccagggacagaggagcctagtgggctgccatctatggggtcgcacagagtcccacatggctgaagcaacttagcagaagcagcagcagcagctattaatATTATAAGTCTACTGCAATtactgaagggcttcccaggtgactaagtggtaaagaatcagcctgccaatgcagaagatgcaagttcgatccctgggtggggaagatctcctggagaaggaaatggctacccactccagtattcttgcctgcagaattctatggatggaggagcctggcaggctacaatccatgggatcagaaagagccGCCCAGGATTGAACAGGCATGGAATACTGAGCCCTCATCTCTGAAAGATGACATGTGGCAAGCAGTAGGTTGTACCCCTTTACAAAGCCCTTTCCTTACAAGAAGACTAAGATCTTAAGAGTTTTGCAAtagttttttcccctctctgatGAGTGAAAAAGACAAATCACCAAAAACTCAAAAAGCATCTATCAAATGTAAGAAACTAATTTTTCTAAGTTAGATGCTCACCTGAAGCAACTCTTCTGTTTGTTATTTTTCCCAGCTCTTATCTTAGAATCACTATTTCTTTTAACTAGAGCTCATCAGGTCTTCAGAAATCTCACTCTTTGATACATGCTTAATTAGAAGTAAATTACACTAGCACCAGTATGTCCCTTTATGATGAAAGCTCCCTTTAAAAATGAGTAACAAttgaacagaattttaaaaggggCCACAATTTTTGTTGAACAGCTCACTGAGGGCTACCCGTACCAAGCTGAACGGAAGCCAATTGAAGATGACTAACAGAGAAAACTGTACATCGTGAGTAAAAGTACATCCTTTCCAGTTGCCAAAGATTTCTCCCTTCATAGCCATTGTACTTTTCATTATTAGGAACGTCTCAAAAGTGACAAAGTGATAGAAATCCACCATTTCACTACTGTGAGATATCAGAACAGAAATCATTATTCTCATGTGGAAGGTGAGGAAATTGAAAGACAAGTTCTACCTGCAGCTGATACTTCACAGAGCCCAGTGTAGAATCTTGGTCTCTAGACGCCTAGATCTTAATTTTATTAGCATGCCTCCATAACTGTACCCACCACTGACAAACTGCCAGATAAAGACACCTCTGAGCAAAAACGAGGCAAAGTTACTCCAAATATATTACGGACCAAGGATACAACCCCAGTATTACCAGTCCAGTGGCTATTTTTTCAGATAGCATCCCTCTGGTCTCCCCACTTACCACTCACTTCTGGCTATCTCCAGGAAAGAAGAATCTGAGGCTGTTTCTGGATGAGCAAGCTTTATAGTTCCAGAGAGCCAATGACGGCCCTGGGAAAGCCTTGTCTTATTCTGAGAATTTGCCGTTTCCTGTCCTGGCCCCTGCTGCCTTCATCCAGAAGGATATGACATGGTGGAAAATGACCCGCCAGCCTCGCAGCACATCCCGTATTTAGGAAATGAACATTGTGTGTTCGCTTTCCCCCAAACGCAGGAAAAGAACCACAGGCTCTTCCCCAACTTGAAACAACTGCTGTCATTGTCCCGCGGGCATACTCTGCCTTCCCTTTCCTGAAAATAGCTAATGACGTTATCTGAGAGGACATAAAACGCACCCCAGGCTGACCAATTATAGTGTTTCTTGGGAGGCCACCAGTACacaaccactttttaaaaagaaaaagggaagagacTCTTATTATCTGATAGAGCCACTCACAGTCCACTCccgtatttttttaaaaaagcatcgtGAGTCTGAGCCTTTGAAACACGTGATTCAGTAGGGCGCAACCATCAGAATGCAAAGCCACGCCCACAGGAAGTGCTGCGTGCAGTTTTGAGCATCTCCAGCTGCAGAGAAGCTCTTGGAGGTCTCAGAAAGGGCACACCTCGGGCCAAATGCGTCAGAAAAATCAGTGGGGTCAGGCTGCACGAGGAGCTAATTATACACTTTCAATAGCAGCGGGGATTCTGTTTCCTGGGTTTTCATGGGAAGCAACCACTGTAGCCCAGCCAAGAGTTATATGAGTGCATTCTACCCCCACGGAGTGAAGCACCGGCTGAAGGGCAATATTCTGGATCATTCAGGAGAGGAAAACAAGGATAGCGTCTGTGGGTGCTTTCTGGGACATTCAGATAGGTGTTGGCCGTTCAGCCAGGAAGACTCCTGCCACAGGTTCCCAGATAGGAGTTATTGTCTGAATTCTCTGGTTTGTCTGGAAAGCCTTAGCAACCATATCTTTCTTGAACACAAGTCCCCCACCTTTATAAGTAGACATGGTATTGAGGAACACAACCCAGTTTTTTGCTACTCACAATCATGGGCCTTTGAACTTGCTTTTTCTGAATCTGACCCATGTCCAAAAATTCTGGTTACAGCTCCTCAAAGGATAAACATAACCCTCAGTCAGACACTTTCAGTGCCTGCCTGTGCTTTTGAGGTAAGAGGTGGGAAAATGTCTTCCACTGAACCCACAGACATAGTCATTTCCAAATGGAATGTAAAGCAGGGTGAATTGGGCAGGCGGTCAGGCAGTGGTAGAGTAGGCAGGGAGTGAGACAATGTACCCTGATTCTTCAATTCCCATTTGCTCCTCCAGCTTCTCTGGACATTTTCTTGtgtttggggttttgttgttgtttagtcactgagtggtatctgtagcgtgccaggctcctctgtccatgggattctcaggcaagattactggagtgggttgccatttcctttcccaggggatcttcctgacccagggatcgaaccctcgtctcctgcattggcaggcagattctttaccactgagccaccagggaagccgtgtttggggtttcagttcagttcagttgctccgtcatgtctgactcttttcgaccccatgaatcacagcacgccaggcctccctgtccatcaccaactcccggagttcgctcagactcacgtccatcgagtcggtgatgccatccagccatctcatcctctgtcatccccttctcctcctgcccccaatccctcccagcatcagagtcttttccaatgagtcaactcttcgaatgaggtggccaaagtactggagtttcagctttagcatcattccttccaaagaaatcccagaactgatctccttcagaatggactggttggatctccttgcagtccaagggactctcaagagtcttctccaacaccacagttcaaaagcatcaatttggggTTTAGATGaacacaaataaatatttcatgaatgGGTGAATGTTGCTGGGATACATCATCTTCAGAGCATCAATAATCATAGTACAGAAGCAGCGTGTAGAGGAGAAGGTCCAGGAGAATGGGCAGCACTGACCTCAGCCAATATCCAAGAATTCGTTTTTCTCTATTATAAATCCGTTTTCTttgggtgttttcttttttttaatgcaactaaaagaattcattcatttaacagtttgggtttgttgttgttttaccgCCTATAAAAATCCGGTACttcacatcatttttaaaaatggacacaTGAACATAATACTTTTGGctcagtatttatttactttcataTATTTAAGCACAATAAGAAATTTGAGGAATAATTGAAGGTATTTTGATCAAAAGTATTATTGAGGCTGTTCCCCCAACATCTTGGGGACTGAAccctcaaatttattttttaaactgttttctgGGCACCTGTAACCCATCACCCCAGACACGTTACATTGAAAATGGTGACTGACCTTCAGATTAAACGTGCAACCAGGGCTGTGAACCACTGCTGTAGAAGCTGTGAATTCTCTGACCACTGGTTACATCGCAGCAGAAACAGTACGGCTAGTAGATAGCAGTTTGTGAGTCAGGTGTTTACACAGTTAAGTTATTAACAACTCATGAGTCTGGGGCCCCCAGCTAAAattaccacattttaaaaataaagtgataacTATGTTCTGGGCCTCCCAGAGTTCTAGAAAGGTCTGGGCCACCTCTATTTTTTTAAGGGtctcagtgaatttttttttaaagaagaaattttataaacgagaaggtcctattgtatagcacagaaaattaTATTCAGTATACTATGAGAAACCAAAACgaaacagaatattttttaaaagaatgtatatataggGCTggcccaaaaagttcattcgggtttttccataatatcttaCGGAAAAactcaaacgaactttttggccaacccagtatatgtataactgaatcactttgctgtatagcagaaattttttaaattaatttttattggagtctagttggtttataatgtgtttgtttctgctgtacaggaaagTAAATCAGTTATGCATAGACATGTATccactgttttttagattctttcaaTATAGagcattacagagtattgagtagagtttcctgtgctatagagtaggtccttattagttatctattttatatatattagtgtgtatgttagtcccagtctcccaatttatcccctcttctttcccctcttggtaaccataagtttgttttctacatccgtgactctatttctgtttttgtaaataagttcatttgtaccctttttttagattccacatacaaacagtatctatatttctctatcttacttcactcagtatgacagtccatccatgtggctgcagcagaaatgaacataacactgtaaagcagctatacttcaatcaaaataaaatcaataaaaagaaattttaaaatgagatataaaaatgtgtggtttatttcttttaattgccaTATGACAGATCTTACAATATCACTATTTCTCTATTCATAAGATAATCACTGATTTATAAAATAGTACATTACATTGGCAGTGTGACACAAATTTAGGGAGCTCAcactcggtgctctgtgacaacctagaggggtgggatggggtggaaagttcaagagggaggggacatgtgtatgcctatggttgattcatgctgatgtatggcagaaacaaacacaatactgcaagcaattatcctccaattaaaaataaataaaattttttttaaatgtaatatttatttatttggctgtgctgagtcttagttgcaacacaagggatcttcaatcttcactgTGGCATCAGGACCTAGTTACCggaccagggatctaatccaggccccctgcagtgggaacatggagtctttcccctggaccaccagagaagtccccagtgatggctttttttcttttagccttTCTTGGTGTATCAGTGACTGTGCATTGAACCCTTTTCGGAGACAATATCAAAAGTATAAAATAGAGACAATTTGTGAATGTGAGATTTAGGCCAAAGGTTTTTCAGACTTTCCTTTGTACTAGGTCctaatgtgttcagttcagttcagttcagtcgctcagtcgtgtctgactccttgcgaccccatgaatcgcagcacgccaggcctccctgtccatcaccaactcccggagttcactcaaactcacgaccatcgagtcagtgatgccatccagccatctcatcctctgtgttctcctcctgcccccaatccctcccaacatcagggtcttttccaatgagtcaactcttcgcatgaggtggccaaagtactggagtttcagctttagcatcattccttccaatgaacacccagggctgatctccttcagaatggactggttggatctccttgtagtccaaggtaCAGTTAtccaaataaacaaaagtaaGTTAAAATAATACCACCACTGCCTGAGGATCtttgcccactttttttttctttctttctttcttttggtaaaTTGCATGAGCATGTAAGTGCTATAGCACATAATTAGACTCAAATCACTTGCTGAATGTGAACTATTTTGTTCTCTTAAAGAAgtgtcattatttttataataatttgacGAGAattatggtccagtggttaagaatctgccttgcaatgcaggggacacaagttcaatccctggtcgaggaactaagattccatgtgcctcagagcaactaagccatgccacaattagagaatCTGTGCGAGCAACGAAAGATACTGAAAGATCCTGCTGGACATAATGAAGATCCTGAGTGCAGCAATTAAGACctacacagccaaaaaatttttttaacgttttttaattaataaaatagataTCTATGTTGCATGAGATCTAAACTATTAATGCCAGAAACTTATGGAGTTGCACAGGAAAGAAAGTATTGAGCTCCAGCCATTTTCAATTTCTCCAGATTAGCCTCTGATCATTAATGTATACACACATCCTTAACCATTCGTGTTTAAACACTGGCCTGTGTTCTTCTCTCTACTTAGCGTTCCTGCAGATACACACTTCTCCATGTTGACACAGTCCTCACCTCTGTCATTTTTAATAGCTCTGTTATAATCCCATTGTTTGCTTAGTCATTTCCCTATTAGACACTTGGATTGCCTCCAGTTTTTTTCACTAGTTTAACTAGAGTTACCGGGAACATCTGTGTAAATTTTCCCCCTTGGGATCATTTCTTTGGGGAGTATTCACAAACAGGAAAATACCAAGTAAAAGAGAATGAACATTTTCATGGTTTTTGTTGCATGTTGTTGTATTGCTTTCCAAAAAATCAGTTTATTGATATAATGCAA
This window of the Bos taurus isolate L1 Dominette 01449 registration number 42190680 breed Hereford chromosome 5, ARS-UCD2.0, whole genome shotgun sequence genome carries:
- the APOLD1 gene encoding apolipoprotein L domain-containing protein 1 isoform X1: MERPAARELQGADALRRFQGLLLDRRGRLHGQLLRLREVARRLERLRRRSLAANVAGSSLSAAGAVAAIVGLSLSPVTLGVSLLASAVGLGVATAGGAVTITSDLSLIFCNSRELRRVQEIAATCQDQMREMLSCLDFFCRGQGGGDRQLLQCGRNASIALYNSVYFIVFFGSRGFLVPRRAEGATRVSQAVLKAKIQKLAESLESCTRALDELSEQLEFRVQLYTKSSRGHDLKISADRPTGQFF